Genomic window (Lutra lutra chromosome 6, mLutLut1.2, whole genome shotgun sequence):
GACCCCCGGCCTGACAGGGTCTCTGTGAGGAGGGAGGGTAGGCAAACAGAGGAGAAAAGtagagggggacagggagggaggggcaatgGTGAGGAGGCAGATCCGCAGCAGGAGGTCAATGAGAGGTAGGGATAGAGTtggcacagggagaggagaggggcaggaaaagaaaatgacattgacagagagtgacagagaacACATATGATGGAGGTCATAGGGGAGAGGACATCAAGAGAAAACAGGAGGTGAGAATCTGGCAGTTCCCAGCCTATCCCCTCTACCCACACCTACTCGAGGGCCCTCACCAGGGGACAGCCAGCACCCTTGTCTTCCTCCCATGTCTCCCgagctctgtttttctctccacCTATTTCCTGCTTCTTCTCATCCAGGAGTCTAGCCTCTTTTTGGAACAGCCCACTCCCTCCATTTCCCCCTTAACTCCTCATTGTTGGGTCTATGAGAACCTCCCCCTTCTTCAGTTTCAGGGCCCCTCTCCAGACCCAGCAGGGAGAGAATTACCATTGGGAGCCATGGCAGGCATCACCAGGGACATCTTGGGCCGAGAGGTCTTGTTATGGCTGATGGCAGGGAGCAGCAAGTGGTCCTGGGAAACAAAGGGGTcaggctgggaggctggaggaAGAGAGGTGGACAGGCTCCCCAGCCCTACTCTAGAGCCTCCGGCTGAAGACAGACTGCTAGAGAACCCAGGGTGACAGGGAGGGGGCAAGGAGTCACTCACTCTTCGGAAGGACACAACATAAAATGTGTCTTCTCGTCGGTCAATGGCGTCCAGGAACTCTGGCTGCGAACGGTCTGGGTGGCGATACAGCTGCAGCTGGCCCACAGAATCCCTAGCCAGGTGGGGAACAAGCATTTGGGAGGAGCCCAGCCCAATGCCCAGGTCCCGCTGGGGAAGgcgggagaggaagagagaaaaagacaggagACCCCAGGGGATGAGGAAGGCATAAAGCCACTGGTGGCAATGATGATGCACATAGGACAGATTCTGGGAGTTTAGATCTCTCGAGTGAAACCTCCCTTAGTGACAGACAAGCACCCCCATCGACTCACCTCTCTGGGGGCCCAGGAGGTTGGGTGGGGACTGCCTTAACTGGAGGTGACTTCCGCAGCTGAGACTTCTGGAAGGAGAAGTATCTAAGGATGTGAAGAGGGTGAAggcaaaagggaaagagagacgGCCCCTGGAAGCTGATGCCACCTTGCACCCACCCCTCGACTTACCCAGATGATCCCTCAAACCTCCACAAAAATCCCTAGGACATTTAGTCTTCCAGTGGGCCTTCCTTGAGCCAGCCCTAGCCCTTCCTACCTGTCTCTCCTGGGCTCTCTGGGGAATCTTCCGCCGGCCTCTCTGGTGGCGCTGGACCCAGCCGCTCAGCTCATCAGCAAGCCtagggaagcagaggagggacaaggctcccactgtccctgcctgcacacagcagagggaagagagggcagggagggctggtgCTTCAGCACACAAACCAGTCAGGCCGCCCGCAGAGGGGTCCCTGCCAGGAATCCCCCGCACCTCAGGGACTCGGTCCGGTTGAAATGCCGGCAatcagaggagaggaagagctgGTCCAGGTCTCTCAGCAGTAGCTCCTTGGCACCCCCGGGGAAGGCTGTCAGGTTTctggagtgagggaggaagggggcgaTGACTGGAGGCTGCACCCTTCCACCAGCAGAATCGGCCATGATGGTAAGAGAACTCTGGCTCCCCTCAAAAAGAAAGTGACTTTTGGGGAAAAGATACCCTCAGCACTGCCCAAAGACAGGGCCCTCTCCTCACCTGAAACTTGGCTGGCCTGGAGCGCTGGGCTGGGGCTCCTCAGGACCCAGGGAGGAACCCTGGAGGGGTTCAACTCCCTGAACTGGCTCTTGCATTGAGAACTCCAGCAAGTGTCTCCGGGGCTGAGGCTCCTCTCTGCTCATCCGAGGAGAGACAGGAGCCGGAGGAGGCTCACTGATGCTGGGGATAAGGAAGGACAGACACGGTGTGAGGAGTTCCGGCTTGATGGAGGGGCTACTTAAGATCCTGGGCTCTGCAGACAGCCTATCTGGGCTCCGGTCTACTCTACAAGAGTGAATCCCCTCATGCGTGAGATGGGAATGAGAACCATCACTACCTCAGAAAGCCAGGAAGCCTGAGGAACTCGGTAAGCACTTAAAAGGGACTATTTTTGTCAATCTTATTAGCACCATTGGCTCCAGGTGAGGACACataatttgagaaaaatgatGGGAGTGAGAAGGGACTGGCCGGACGCACCGTTGGTGCTGAGGACACCAGTGTCGTCTGTGCATAAGTGTGATGAAAGGCACTGTGCCAGGAAGGCAGCAGGGAGGGTGGGCTCCACCCTGAAGCTTCTTGGGGGCAAGGAAGGTCTCACCTGACAGGTCCAAAGTTGAAGGcaatgaagagaaggaagaccaTAATGCAGACCACCTTCCTGTTTCCAGACCCCAACTTGAGCTCGCTGTTCTAAGGTGCAGAGAAAGGGCCGAGAGAGAGGGTAAGTCTTCCCAGAGGAGCGGGTATTCCCACTGGCCTCCCAGGACAGAGCAGCTCACCTCAGCCAACAGGGCCTCCAGCCGCCGCCGGAGGGCAGCGTTCTCCCGGCGGAGCTGCTGGTTGTCAGCCAGCACCGCCTGCAGTCGAGCCTCCAACCCCTGCAGatactctttcttcttcctcctggaCTGGCAGGCCGACTCCCGGTTCTTGATCATTCGCTGCTGCCGCTTCAGCAGCTTTGCCTAGGGTACCCAGAGGACCAGATGGGCGGGAGAGGGGAACTATGCTTCCTGACTCCAGCGACTGATCACCCACTGCTCACGCTGGCCACTCTCCTGCTTCAGGTCCTCTACCTACACAGCCAGAGAGGGGTTGTTCCTCTCTGCTAAAACATTTCCAGAAAGAGCCCTTTTCTCAACCGCTCCATGCTCCTGGTCCTCAAGAGCTGAGAGAAGTCAGACTGCAGGAAGAACTTCCTCCATCCTGGTTCCTGGTGGAAATTCAGTTCCTTTCCTTGGATGGGGAGGATCTTCCTTTCTCTTAGTTCTCCTTTTTAAAGGCCCACAGCTTAACTTTGCTATAATTAAAGAACACTTTACCTGGTTTTTCCCTAGGAAACAGCCTCCCTCTATCAACTACTGCCACAATCATAACACAGTATGACTCCCCTGCCTTAGATTTACAGACACcgtttccatttctccatctaCAGTGACAGCAAAACTAAGGATCCTAAAACTACAGAGTTGATGCTGACACTCATGTATGAACCGGGATCCACTTGCCCTTCAGGATCATTTTATGAGTTTGCTTCCTCGCTCTTTCTGTTCCCTCCTCATTCCACAATTTTCTCGCCCACGATagacttccctcctcccttcccattaGCTAGCCTTACCCGTCTCCTCCCCAGTACTTACATCCACTTCTGGTGGGCAGGAATTCCCAGGCATAGGAGCTGGAACAATGCTCTTCCTCTCAGGCCTTGGAGCAGGGGGGGCCGGCCCCTCAGGCTGGACCCGAAGAGCACCTTGGATGAGGACAACTGGGGAGACTGGGGCAAGTGAACAGGAGGAGGTGAGAGCTGTAAGCGAGGTGGAGTTCTTGTGCTCACACCTGCACCTGAGCACCCACGGGTTGGGAGACTCAGTGGCTGCAAGCTCCCCAAGAAATTCAGCCCAGCTCCTCCTTGCCTTCTTTAGTACCTGGGGGCGGCTGGACAAGGGGCTGCAAAAGGATGGTGGTGCTGGGAGGCACAGCTCTGGGTGGCATCGGGACGGTGGTTATCACCACAGGTTTGGGCTGCAGGGGTGGCTTCCGGGTGGGCAGGGCTTTGcctgaaggaaggggaaggaaagaaggaatgtcAGGACGTGAAGCCTCTTGCCAGGGATCCCAAGGTGTCAGGAGGCCCCATTACCTAAGGAGCCATCGGAGGGTGGGCCCATGCTGATCTGGACACCTCCAAGTGGGGGGCCCAGGACATCCTGCAAGAGACAGCCTTGAGGGGACGGTGACTCTGTCTTCACTTCCAGTACCTCCTCTCCTATAAAAGCCTGTGTTGGGCATTCCAGAAGATATGTGAGTCAGGAGGAGTGTCAAGGAGAAGGAGCTGAAAAAGAGAATGCTTTCATACTTCTGAGAGTCGGAAGGAACTCACTGAAGTgtgtggaaggagaaagaaaagctgaTGCTCACCTGGTTGGGGGACTCTGCTGAGAGCAGGGAAGCCTCAGAATTGatggaggaagatggagagacaGGTTCTACCTTGGTCTGGACATCTGTGGGGGGTCAGGATGAGACAAAATTTTGGATATCAGATAAACGCTGAAGGAGAAGAGGATTAAGAGATGGGAAAAAAGACATGATCCTTTCTCCTTGTACCAGAAAATAAAGCTGCCCTAGGCATGCAATCCCTAAGGAGGAAGAACCATGGGCTGCTGATCTGCTGGCTCCCTTCCTATCTCTTTACCCAGGACCCTGCCTTCTCCTTCCTGGGCTCCAGAAACCATCACGTGTCCCTGTGCTGACAACAGCCAAGTCCGCATTTCTACCCCACAAATACTATGCAGGAAGTCACTGCAATTCATCCATTCTACCTCattctttctgcctccttttgGCGTCCAAATAGCCTCAAATAACTGCATCGGGTCCTGCCTCTCCGCAATCCACTCTCTCTACTCTGCCACCAGAGTCATCCTAATCACATTGCTCTCTGGATTGACTCTTCAGAGGTTCCCATGTGCCCACAGGATAAAAGCTAAGAGTCCCTTAGCAGGGTGCCCCCCTCTGCAACTTCTTGCCATTTCCCACTCTCTCCTCACATCCAGTCCAAAGAGATCTAAGTTCCCtagacacacatacacccacctccacattcatccattcatcttctGGCAAATCTCTATATGTCCTTCAAAACTTGGCTCAGGAAACCCTTCCTCCAGGAGCACATCCCTGATCCAGCCCCCATCAGGTGAGCTGCCCCTCTTCTGAGCTTTTGTGGCACCCTATGATGTCTATCCTGGAATTCCCATACCTTCAGTAACTGGTGCCCATCTTTCCCCTCCCATCACACTCCAGGATTCTTGGGGCATCGTGGTGCTcacatctttttcatctttgcatCCCTGGCACCTGTCTAGTATGCGGTAtggagtaggtgctcagtaaaggcTTACTGTGTAAATATGTAAGAGGAAGTAAACTTGGCAACACTTAAAAATAGCACAAAGATTATTAATTATAGAATCTAGGAGTTGGGTATATGGCATTTCAGTTCTtctatatgtttgaaaatttttctaataaaacattgggggaaaaataataaatatgcccTAAACTCCATTAGTTtcgtcgttgttgttgtttttaaatgcaaGGCAATAGGAAGTTAAGCCATACAACAGGATACTagggatgagaaaaagaaagaaaaaacatcccCATCTCTTTAGGGTTGCCTTTCCTGTGGTTTCCTAAaattctccctccccttcctggccTCTTTCCTGGTCATCTGCCATTTCCCCTCCCtacctttttttccctgtcttatTGTCTGCATTCCTTCCccatctatacacacacatactctgcCTTAGTAAAGCCTGGGGGTGGTGGCAGACTCTTATTACCTGAGGGGTCATCAGAGGTGGGACCCACATTGATCTGGACAGTTTCAAATGGGGATGTTGGATCATCTCCTAGGAGGCAAAGTGGGGGCGCCAAGGACTCTGTCTTCACAACCAGCACCTCCCCTACACCAGAGACCTAGGTGAGAGTGGGAGGTGAATagggggagggcgggggcggcagcacaaaaaagaaaaaaaaaacaagggaaggtGTTGAGAACAAGAGTAAGAACAAAAGCTTTAGAGCTTACTAATTATTTGACATTCGGGTTTGAATGGTACTAAGTATCTCCCAAAGCTGTCTCAGGCCCCTCgttttctctttctactttatTCCTGGGAGGGTTGATGAAGTCCCATGATTTTAAATATTGCCTTAGATGGACAACTTGGGCAAGAACAATTCTAGAATTCTCAGCAGTCAACAGCTCTCTTCTTCCCAGCCCTACCACGTCTGCCACCTATCTCTGTATATTAAAAGACTCCTTGTTTTTTTAGACAACCATAGCAGAGACACGTAAAAGGAGGATACTAAAGAAATTCAAAGGCACCACAACTACTCCATGACCTATAGCACACAAAAAATTTCTCAGCATCTATGTGTGAAGGGAATGGAACACAGTCCCTGTCAGAAAcagtagaaggaaggagatgGCTCTCACCTGGCTGGAGGGCTCTGTGGAAAGATGGGATGATTCGGAactgagggaggaagaggagcagggggaagatGGCTCAGACTTCACCTGAAGATCTGGAAGAAAAGGGTTAGGGAATCATCAGGAAGCAGAGCCTGAGTAGTCCAAAAAGTATCCAAAGACACAGAGGTGGGGATCCCCTCACCTGTGGCAAAGGGGAAAGAACACATAAAGGACTGAAGGAGAGATGAGTGCACAGGCACTTATGAAGAGAAAGTATGAGGATACAGGGAGTTCTGTAGTTCCTGCGGAACAGTGGAAAGAGAGGGTTTTGGAAGGATGAGGGAATCACAAaggagatagatatagatatagatacagatatagatatagattccacttgtttatttgagagagagcgaatgggggtggggcagaggaagaagtggtctccccgctgagcagggagcctgatgcaggctggatcccaggaccctaacgatcatgacctgagccgaaggcagacattcaaccaattgagccacccaggcgcccctcagaaagGGTATCTTACCTGGGAAGATAGGCAGGGGGTCCCAAGGTGGCTCAGGGGGGCTGACATCCATCCCCACATCCAGGGAGCTGCTGCCAAACTGAATAAAGGAGGGCATTAGACAGCAAGAATGTGAAGAATTTAACAGCTCCATAAGCTCTGGTCTGGGGCTGAGTCCTGGCTCCAGGGCAACTACCACCCGCCAAAGGTTTAACAAGACTGGGGTAGCAATACCGGGACATCCTGCTCTGGGCAGCGGAAGAGCTGCGTCTGCTCCTCGGCCACATCATCCAGGCCAGTGTACAAGGTGCTGTCTGCAATGCAAAGCGTCAAGGG
Coding sequences:
- the ATF6B gene encoding cyclic AMP-dependent transcription factor ATF-6 beta isoform X1; this translates as MAELMLLSEIADPTRFFTDNLLSPEDWGLRNSTLYTGLDDVAEEQTQLFRCPEQDVPFGSSSLDVGMDVSPPEPPWDPLPIFPDLQVKSEPSSPCSSSSLSSESSHLSTEPSSQVSGVGEVLVVKTESLAPPLCLLGDDPTSPFETVQINVGPTSDDPSDVQTKVEPVSPSSSINSEASLLSAESPNQAFIGEEVLEVKTESPSPQGCLLQDVLGPPLGGVQISMGPPSDGSLGKALPTRKPPLQPKPVVITTVPMPPRAVPPSTTILLQPLVQPPPVSPVVLIQGALRVQPEGPAPPAPRPERKSIVPAPMPGNSCPPEVDAKLLKRQQRMIKNRESACQSRRKKKEYLQGLEARLQAVLADNQQLRRENAALRRRLEALLAENSELKLGSGNRKVVCIMVFLLFIAFNFGPVSISEPPPAPVSPRMSREEPQPRRHLLEFSMQEPVQGVEPLQGSSLGPEEPQPSAPGQPSFRNLTAFPGGAKELLLRDLDQLFLSSDCRHFNRTESLRLADELSGWVQRHQRGRRKIPQRAQERQKSQLRKSPPVKAVPTQPPGPPERDSVGQLQLYRHPDRSQPEFLDAIDRREDTFYVVSFRRDHLLLPAISHNKTSRPKMSLVMPAMAPNETLSGRGSPGDYEEMMQIECEVMDTRVIHIKTSTVPPSLRKQPASTPGNSTGGPLPASAAGQARQASHQPLYLNHP
- the ATF6B gene encoding cyclic AMP-dependent transcription factor ATF-6 beta isoform X2 codes for the protein MMGRGGPWERSHGGGRAGKMAELMLLSEIADPTRFFTDNLLSPEDWDSTLYTGLDDVAEEQTQLFRCPEQDVPFGSSSLDVGMDVSPPEPPWDPLPIFPDLQVKSEPSSPCSSSSLSSESSHLSTEPSSQVSGVGEVLVVKTESLAPPLCLLGDDPTSPFETVQINVGPTSDDPSDVQTKVEPVSPSSSINSEASLLSAESPNQAFIGEEVLEVKTESPSPQGCLLQDVLGPPLGGVQISMGPPSDGSLGKALPTRKPPLQPKPVVITTVPMPPRAVPPSTTILLQPLVQPPPVSPVVLIQGALRVQPEGPAPPAPRPERKSIVPAPMPGNSCPPEVDAKLLKRQQRMIKNRESACQSRRKKKEYLQGLEARLQAVLADNQQLRRENAALRRRLEALLAENSELKLGSGNRKVVCIMVFLLFIAFNFGPVSISEPPPAPVSPRMSREEPQPRRHLLEFSMQEPVQGVEPLQGSSLGPEEPQPSAPGQPSFRNLTAFPGGAKELLLRDLDQLFLSSDCRHFNRTESLRLADELSGWVQRHQRGRRKIPQRAQERQKSQLRKSPPVKAVPTQPPGPPERDSVGQLQLYRHPDRSQPEFLDAIDRREDTFYVVSFRRDHLLLPAISHNKTSRPKMSLVMPAMAPNETLSGRGSPGDYEEMMQIECEVMDTRVIHIKTSTVPPSLRKQPASTPGNSTGGPLPASAAGQARQASHQPLYLNHP